A genomic window from Lotus japonicus ecotype B-129 chromosome 1, LjGifu_v1.2 includes:
- the LOC130722546 gene encoding heat shock cognate 70 kDa protein-like has product MGKNGEGCAIGIDLGTTYSCVAVWKEQQGRVEIIQNEQGNKITPSFVAFTDDQRLIGHDAKNQAATNPENTVFDAKRLIGRKHSDSIIKNDMMLWPFKVIAGVDDKPMIVVKYHGKEKHLFAEEISSMVLTKMRQIAEAYLESPVKNAVITVPAYFNDSQRKATIDAGTIAGLNVKRIINEPTAAAIAYGLDKRTNCEEERSIFIFDLGGGTFDVSLLKIKGKDFKVQATAGNTHLGGEDFDNRMVEYFVEEFKRKNKLDMTGNSKALRRLRSACERAKRTLSCTTCTTVEVDSLFQGIDFCSLITRARFEELNMVMFRECIATVDKCLNDAKIDKSSVHDVVLVGGSSRIPKVQELLQEFFNGKDLCKSINPDEAVAYGAAVQAALLSGGIKDVPNLVLLDVTPLSLGIFTVGDIMSVLIPRNTTIPVKKTKSFHTKLDNQTRGKIVVYEGERAKASDNNLLGSFILYGFPPAPRGHPFDVCFSIDENGILTVSAEIKSTGSKNEITITNDKGRLSTQEIKRLIQEAERFQAEDKKFLRKANAMNSLDEYIYKMRKALKNDYINAKLSSEEKEKISSAITKVTNLLDGGNSQKDEIEVLEDYVKKLQHMFKCIIGKIDLFFSFY; this is encoded by the exons atgggCAAAAATGGTGAGGGATGTGCCATAGGAATCGACCTTGGCACCACCTACTCGTGTGTTGCAGTTTGGAAGGAGCAACAAGGAAGAGTAGAGATTATTCAGAATGAACAAGGCAACAAAATTACTCCCTCCTTTGTTGCTTTCACTGATGATCAAAGGTTGATTGGTCATGATGCTAAGAATCAGGCTGCTACAAACCCTGAGAACACTGTCTTTG ATGCTAAGAGGTTGATTGGTAGGAAGCATAGTGATTCCATTATCAAAAATGATATGATGTTATGGCCATTCAAGGTTATTGCGGGTGTTGATGACAAACCCATGATTGTAGTCAAGTATCATGGTAAGGAGAAGCATCTTTTTGCTGAGGAAATATCTTCCATGGTTCTCACAAAGATGCGCCAGATTGCTGAGGCATATCTGGAGTCACCTGTTAAAAATGCAGTTATCACTGTGCCGGCTTATTTCAATGACTCTCAGCGCAAAGCCACTATAGATGCTGGCACCATTGCTGGTCTCAATGTTAAGCGGATAATCAATGAACCCACAGCTGCAGCTATTGCATATGGCCTGGACAAGAGAACTAATTGTGAGGAAGAGCGAAGTATATTCATCTTTGACCTTGGTGGTGGTACTTTTGATGTGTCTCTCCTTAAAATTAAGGGTAAGGACTTCAAAGTTCAAGCTACTGCTGGAAATACTCACCTAGGAGGAGAGGACTTTGATAACAGAATGGTGGAATACTTTGTAGAGGAGttcaaaaggaagaacaaatTGGATATGACTGGAAATTCTAAAGCCTTGAGGAGGTTGAGAAGTGCTTGTGAGAGGGCCAAAAGGACACTCTCGTGTACTACATGTACCACAGTTGAGGTGGATTCTTTATTTCAAGGCATTGATTTCTGTTCCTTAATCACTCGTGCAAGGTTTGAGGAACTTAACATGGTCATGTTTAGAGAATGTATAGCAACAGTGGATAAGTGCCTCAATGATGCTAAGATAGACAAGAGTAGTGTACATGATGTTGTCCTTGTTGGAGGCTCTTCTAGGATTCCAAAAGTGCAGGAGTTATTGCAGGAATTTTTCAATGGGAAGGATCTGTGCAAGAGCATCAACCCTGATGAGGCTGTGGCTTATGGTGCTGCTGTTCAGGCTGCTTTGCTGAGTGGAGGCATTAAGGATGTTCCAAACTTGGTGCTGTTGGATGTTACACCACTATCTCTTGGTATATTTACAGTAGGAGATATCATGAGTGTGCTGATTCCTAGGAATACTACTATTCCAGTAAAGAAGACAAAGAGTTTCCATACAAAATTAGATAACCAAACTAGAGGCAAGATTGTGGTTTACGAAGGTGAGAGAGCTAAAGCAAGTGATAACAATTTGTTGGGTTCTTTTATTCTTTATGGCTTTCCTCCTGCTCCTCGTGGTCACCCATTTGATGTATGCTTTTCTATTGATGAAAATGGCATTTTAACTGTTTCTGCCGAGATAAAATCCACAGGTAGTAAGAATGAGATCACCATAACCAATGACAAAGGGAGGCTGTCAACCCAAGAAATTAAAAGATTGATTCAAGAAGCTGAGAGATTCCAGGCTGAAGATAAGAAATTCCTCAGAAAGGCCAATGCAATGAATTCTTTGGATGAATACATTTACAAGATGAGGAAAGCTTTGAAGAATGATTATATTAATGCAAAGCTTAGCTcagaagaaaaggagaagatcAGTTCTGCAATTACAAAGGTCACAAATTTGCTTGATGGTGGAAATAGTCAGAAAGATGAAATAGAGGTGCTTGAGGATTATGTAAAGAAGCTTCAGCACATGTTTAAATGCATTATAGGCAAGATTGACTTGTTCTTTTCCTTTTATTAG
- the LOC130722556 gene encoding F-box protein At5g07610-like, whose translation MQISSLSSAEEVAGSTDILWGILLRVPLKSLHRLKVVSKRWLTLISNQRFRKSHSLHHHPRPTSLIFSDGGQSLILSLTTTTTPTLSALNLDFLNQPEVNVVRSCNGFLLCSSDSGYFVCNPITRDFTTLTLSNHPFKNKTKHLYLAFDPSISPHYKVISVVQWDDKWVFHKYSFKPRSWVSPRVSFFTTLYAPYDGVYCNRAIHWCKGAEFFVYFNVDTMQLRKLPVPLFHRDWDPVWLYRYVHYFGEAGGRLYLVLAVVAHFIQSDVYDIFEMKENYNGWSLKHRVNLRLILNMQGCTRVCTRRFTIVRPAKEEKSMLILLVTQETLILYDLANSRKLCELEIGRTTAAHIQSNLDIGKVFQYFENTAFVTDKADSTCQLLDFPRLLCCLIPQ comes from the coding sequence ATGCAAATTTCAAGTTTAAGCTCTGCCGAGGAGGTGGCTGGAAGTACAGACATTTTGTGGGGGATTCTTCTTAGGGTGCCGTTGAAATCTCTTCACCGATTAAAGGTAGTTTCAAAGCGGTGGCTGACACTCATCTCTAATCAACGGTTCCGTAAGTCTCACTCCCTTCACCACCACCCGCGCCCTACTTCACTTATTTTCTCTGACGGTGGCCAATCACTCATCCTCTCCTtgaccaccaccacaaccccaACCCTTAGTGCTCTCAATCTTGATTTTCTCAACCAACCTGAAGTCAACGTTGTGCGCTCTTGCAACGGTTTTCTCCTTTGCAGCTCTGATTCCGGCTATTTCGTATGCAACCCAATCACCCGAGACTTCACCACTCTCACTTTGAGTAACCACCCATTCAAAAACAAAACTAAACATCTTTACCTTGCTTTTGACCCATCCATATCGCCACATTATAAAGTTATTTCAGTTGTACAATGGGATGACAAATGGGTCTTCCATAAATATTCCTTCAAACCCCGTTCGTGGGTTAGCCCTAGAGTTTCTTTCTTTACCACATTATATGCACCTTATGATGGGGTTTACTGCAACCGTGCCATTCATTGGTGCAAGGGTGCTGAGTTCTTTGTGTATTTCAATGTTGATACTATGCAACTCAGAAAGTTGCCAGTGCCCTTGTTTCATCGGGATTGGGATCCGGTGTGGCTGTACCGATATGTCCATTATTTTGGAGAGGCTGGAGGGCGTTTGTATTTGGTGCTTGCGGTTGTTGCGCACTTTATTCAAAGTGATGTTTATGATATTTTTGAGATGAAGGAAAATTATAATGGGTGGTCATTGAAGCACCGTGTTAATCTTCGTCTCATTCTAAACATGCAAGGGTGCACGCGAGTGTGCACGCGGAGGTTCACCATTGTTCGCCCAGCAAAAGAAGAGAAATCAATGTTGATTTTGCTTGTAACTCAAGAAACACTCATATTGTATGATCTTGCAAATTCAAGAAAGTTATGCGAGCTTGAGATTGGACGGACAACAGCTGCTCATATACAGAGTAATCTTGACATTGGAAAAGTGTTTCAGTATTTTGAAAACACTGCTTTTGTTACTGATAAAGCAGACTCTACTTGTCAACTACTCGATTTTCCTAGATTGCTCTGTTGTCTAATTCCTCAGTAA